In a single window of the Candidatus Rokuibacteriota bacterium genome:
- a CDS encoding RDD family protein: protein MVARAKPALEGHYSPVSAVPRPGAALRRWLAFQLDQLIFGGLWLLAGAWGGAIYLSVSRRPASLETLPVFVAVLVALGVLLHATYWTAFVGGCGQTPGKMLLSLQVVGRDGSAVGYGRAAWRWVAMGLAVLPLGLGFLGVMLTRDRRGLHDWLAGTRVVRSASE, encoded by the coding sequence TTGGTTGCGCGGGCGAAGCCCGCGCTCGAAGGGCACTACTCTCCAGTGAGCGCGGTACCGCGCCCCGGAGCCGCGCTCAGGCGCTGGCTCGCCTTCCAGCTCGACCAGCTGATCTTCGGCGGGCTCTGGCTTCTGGCGGGAGCGTGGGGGGGCGCGATCTACCTCTCGGTGAGCCGCCGGCCCGCGAGCCTCGAGACTCTCCCGGTCTTTGTCGCCGTCCTGGTCGCGCTGGGAGTCCTCCTGCACGCGACGTACTGGACGGCGTTCGTCGGCGGCTGCGGGCAGACGCCCGGCAAGATGCTCCTGAGCCTCCAGGTGGTCGGCCGCGATGGCTCAGCCGTCGGGTACGGCCGGGCAGCCTGGCGATGGGTCGCGATGGGCCTCGCCGTGCTCCCGCTCGGGCTCGGGTTCCTCGGCGTGATGCTCACGCGCGACCGGCGTGGCCTCCACGACTGGCTGGCCGGGACGCGCGTCGTCAGGAGCGCGTCCGAGTAA